One Aegilops tauschii subsp. strangulata cultivar AL8/78 chromosome 7, Aet v6.0, whole genome shotgun sequence genomic window carries:
- the LOC120968631 gene encoding protein FAR1-RELATED SEQUENCE 4-like → MAYASDESMFEYLNVVSKMFDSEAEGYEFYNKYALEKGFSETISAGDANTVIMHMMAKRERDVDFFFKYLVDEHGHLKGLFWADSQSRLDYEAFGDVIVFDSTYRTNKYNLPFVPFVGLNHHRSTVIFGCGIISHETSQAYEWMLQTFSDCMAQKHPISVITDGYLAMQRAIRVVWPDSNHRLCIWHIQQNIVRHLHDDDVKEEFRSFIYDTSSIEEHEIEWIYFLQRNKVTSEESWLHQMYQMRKLWCAPYLEGRCFLGLSSNQRSESLNSVLHTHLEGKMSLFEMLEHYERCLESRRINEALHDVEALQSVPFTEENASPLEKHAATVFTPSVFKMVLWSIDAVSKCQIREILDGSEDSTYVVSKQERMDKKFGVRIEEQGGLLHRRYRELRNCSHAASFKACHSDEDYHRLIMLLQAQHHGKQSSFEQANSKESSNAQHNNIRFGPLMPHSEKVDKVLDPVHVPGRGAPKKRLQAKTKKSRSQNICGYCKNPGHNRRKCAKLLEDLEAEL, encoded by the exons ATGGCGTATGCAAGTGATGAGAGTATGTTCGAGTATCTAAATGTTGTCAGCAAGATGTTTGATAGTGAGGCTGAAGGCTATGAATTCTACAACAAATATGCTCTTGAAAAAGGTTTTAGT GAGACAATCAGTGCCGGTGATGCTAATACGGTGATCATGCACATGATGGCGAAGCGAGAGCGAGATGTGGATTTTTTCTTCAAGTACTTGGTAGACGAGCATGGCCATCTGAAGGGACTGTTCTGGGCTGATAGTCAATCGCGACTTGACTACGAGGCTTTCGGAGACGTCATTGTTTTCGATAGCACATACAGAACCAACAAATACAATCTGCCATTCGTGCCGTTTGTCGGGTTGAATCACCACCGGAGCACTGTCATTTTTGGCTGTGGTATAATTTCTCATGAAACAAGCCAGGCATACGAGTGGATGTTGCAGACCTTTTCTGATTGCATGGCACAGAAGCATCCGATATCTGTGATCACAGATGGGTACCTTGCAATGCAGAGAGCAATCAGGGTGGTCTGGCCAGACTCAAACCATAGACTATGTATATGGCACATTCAGCAGAACATTGTACGCCATCTACATGATGACGACGTAAAGGAGGAATTCAGATCTTTCATTTATGATACTTCTTCCATTGAAGAGCATGAGATAGAATGGATATACTTCTTACAACGGAATAAAGTAACCAGTGAGGAGTCTTGGCTGCATCAGATGTATCAAATGAGAAAGTTGTGGTGTGCTCCATATCTTGAGGGGCGTTGTTTCCTAGGATTGAGCAGCAATCAGAGGAGTGAGAGCTTGAACTCTGTGCTACATACGCATCTTGAGGGTAAGATGTCGTTGTTTGAAATGCTAGAGCACTATGAGCGTTGCCTTGAGTCGCGACGGATTAACGAAGCTCTCCATGACGTCGAAGCCTTGCAGTCCGTTCCATTTACAGAGGAAAATGCTTCGCCGCTTGAGAAACACGCCGCAACAGTTTTCACACCTAGTGTCTTTAAGATGGTCTTATGGAGCATAGATGCTGTCAGCAAATGTCAGATCAGAGAGATACTAGATGGATCAGAAGATTCCACTTATGTTGTGTCCAAGCAGGAAAGAATGGATAAAAAGTTTGGAGTGCGCATTGAAGAGCAAGGAGGTCTTTTGCACAGG AGGTACCGCGAGTTGCGGAATTGTAGTCACGCCGCAAGTTTCAAGGCATGCCACTCTGATGAGGACTATCACCGTCTAATTATGCTTTTGCAAGCACAACATCATGGCAAGCAATCAAGTTTTGAACAAGCTAACAGCAAGGAGTCAAGTAATGCTCAGCATAACAACATTAGGTTTGGCCCGTTGATGCCGCACTCGGAGAAAGTTGATAAGGTTCTGGATCCCGTGCATGTGCCAGGCCGAGGTGCACCGAAGAAAAGGCTGCAGGCAAAGACAAAGAAGTCAAGATCACAGAATATCTGTGGCTATTGCAAGAATCCTGGTCACAATCGACGTAAATGCGCTAAATTGCTAGAG GATCTCGAGGCTGAACTGTGA